One genomic segment of Fusobacterium nucleatum includes these proteins:
- a CDS encoding M20 family metallopeptidase, which yields MEEKIKKLSEKYLERVMELRRELHQYPELGFDLFKTAEIVKKELDRIGIPYKSEIAKTGIVATIKGNKPGKTVLLRADMDALPITEESRCTFKSTHDGKMHACGHDGHTAGLLGAGMILNELKDELSGTVKLLFQPAEEGPGGAKPMIDEGVLENPKVDAAFGCHVWPSVKAGHIAIKDGDMMTHTTSFDVIFQGKGGHASQPEKTVDPVIIACQAVTNFQNVISRNISTLRPAVLSCCSIHAGEAHNIIPDKLVLKGTIRTFDEGITDQIVDRMDEILKGLTTAYGASYEFLVDRMYPALKNDHELFAFSKNALEKILGKDCIEVMNDPVMGSEDFAYFGKHIPSFFFFVGINDEQLENENMLHHPKLFWNEKNLVTNMKTLSQLAIEFLNK from the coding sequence ATGGAAGAAAAAATTAAAAAATTATCTGAAAAATACTTAGAAAGAGTTATGGAACTTAGAAGAGAACTTCACCAATATCCAGAACTTGGTTTTGACTTATTTAAAACAGCTGAAATAGTAAAAAAAGAATTAGATAGAATAGGCATTCCATATAAATCAGAAATTGCTAAAACAGGAATTGTTGCAACTATTAAAGGAAATAAACCTGGTAAGACTGTACTTTTAAGAGCTGACATGGATGCTTTACCAATAACTGAAGAAAGTAGATGTACTTTTAAATCAACTCATGATGGAAAAATGCATGCCTGTGGACATGATGGACATACAGCTGGACTTCTTGGGGCTGGAATGATTTTAAATGAATTGAAAGATGAACTTTCAGGAACTGTAAAATTACTTTTTCAACCTGCTGAGGAAGGACCTGGTGGTGCAAAACCAATGATAGATGAAGGTGTATTAGAAAATCCAAAAGTAGATGCAGCTTTCGGTTGCCATGTTTGGCCTAGTGTCAAAGCTGGTCATATAGCAATTAAAGATGGAGATATGATGACACATACTACTTCATTTGATGTTATATTCCAAGGTAAAGGTGGACATGCTTCACAACCTGAAAAAACAGTTGACCCTGTTATTATTGCTTGTCAAGCTGTAACTAATTTTCAAAATGTAATAAGTAGAAATATTTCTACTTTGAGACCTGCTGTTTTATCTTGTTGTAGTATCCATGCAGGAGAAGCACATAATATAATACCTGATAAATTAGTTTTAAAAGGGACTATAAGAACTTTTGATGAAGGAATTACAGATCAAATTGTTGATAGAATGGATGAAATTTTAAAAGGACTTACTACTGCTTATGGGGCTTCATATGAATTTTTAGTAGATAGAATGTATCCAGCATTAAAAAATGACCATGAACTATTTGCTTTTTCTAAAAATGCCTTAGAAAAAATTTTAGGAAAAGATTGCATAGAAGTTATGAATGATCCTGTTATGGGTTCTGAAGATTTTGCTTACTTTGGAAAACATATTCCATCATTTTTCTTCTTTGTTGGTATCAATGATGAACAATTAGAAAATGAAAATATGCTTCATCATCCAAAATTATTCTGGAATGAAAAAAATCTAGTTACAAATATGAAAACTCTATCTCAATTAGCAATAGAATTTTTAAATAAATAA
- a CDS encoding winged helix-turn-helix transcriptional regulator — MLKKDLPACPVELTLLLISNKWKVLIIRDLLDGTKRFSELKKSINNISQKVLTSNLREMEENDLLTRKVYPEVPPRVEYTLTDIGYSLKTLLDDMDKWGTWYRSEVN, encoded by the coding sequence ATGTTGAAAAAAGATTTACCAGCTTGTCCTGTAGAATTAACATTGCTTTTAATTTCAAATAAATGGAAAGTTTTAATTATAAGAGATTTATTAGATGGAACAAAAAGATTTAGTGAGTTAAAAAAATCAATAAATAATATTTCACAAAAAGTTTTAACTTCTAATTTAAGAGAGATGGAAGAAAACGATTTACTTACTAGAAAAGTTTATCCAGAAGTTCCACCAAGAGTTGAATATACACTAACTGATATTGGATATAGTTTAAAAACACTTTTAGATGATATGGATAAATGGGGAACTTGGTATAGAAGTGAAGTGAATTAA
- the carS gene encoding coaggregation-regulating histidine kinase CarS: MFLKKMNRLLSRIPVSIRVTVWFTAVIVFLFSIVLSSAILLEDRYINNSSTEELVIAVEKIYEDPDEFENFNDGIYYIKYNENNEIIAGKIPKDFDLTLAFSIEDINTYQIENKKFLYYDTRLKNTGDWIRGIYPLNRFQNDISKMWDIVFYYISPLFIAFVAFVGYKIVKNAFKPVKKISETALAIKKSKNFSRRIELDYSEDEIHKMASAFNEMLDTVEEVFIHEKQFSSDVSHELRTPITVILAQSEYALDYVETIDEAKESFEVINRQAKKMTNLINQIMELSKMERQNEIEKDRINFSNIILQLLEDYKNLLENNNIELIINIEKDLRIYGNKIMLERLFINLFTNAMKFTKTTIKVSLNRINKEVILQIKDNGVGIAKKDQKYIWDRFFQTNDSRNKDKNKGSGLGLSMVNRIVQLHSATIEVESETGEGSCFIVRFPA, translated from the coding sequence ATGTTCTTAAAGAAGATGAATAGACTGCTTTCAAGAATTCCAGTAAGTATAAGAGTAACAGTTTGGTTTACTGCTGTTATTGTATTTTTATTTAGTATAGTGCTTTCATCAGCTATTCTTCTGGAAGATAGATATATCAATAACAGTAGCACAGAAGAACTTGTCATTGCAGTAGAAAAAATTTATGAAGATCCAGATGAATTTGAAAATTTTAATGATGGAATTTATTATATAAAATATAATGAAAATAATGAGATTATAGCAGGGAAAATTCCAAAAGACTTTGATTTGACTTTAGCATTCTCAATAGAAGATATTAATACATACCAAATAGAAAATAAAAAATTTTTGTATTATGATACAAGATTAAAAAATACAGGAGATTGGATTAGAGGAATATATCCATTGAATAGATTTCAAAATGATATATCCAAAATGTGGGATATAGTGTTTTATTATATATCTCCTTTATTTATAGCATTTGTTGCTTTTGTAGGATATAAAATAGTTAAAAATGCATTTAAACCAGTTAAAAAAATATCAGAAACTGCATTAGCTATTAAGAAAAGTAAAAATTTTTCAAGAAGAATAGAATTAGATTATAGTGAAGATGAAATTCATAAGATGGCTTCAGCATTTAATGAAATGTTAGATACTGTGGAAGAAGTTTTTATTCATGAAAAGCAGTTTAGTTCAGATGTCTCTCATGAATTGAGAACACCAATAACAGTTATTTTAGCTCAAAGTGAATATGCTTTAGATTATGTAGAAACAATAGATGAAGCTAAGGAATCATTTGAGGTTATTAATAGACAAGCAAAAAAAATGACTAATTTAATAAATCAAATTATGGAACTTTCTAAAATGGAAAGACAAAATGAAATAGAAAAAGATAGAATAAATTTTTCAAATATAATTTTACAATTATTAGAAGATTATAAAAATTTATTAGAAAATAATAACATAGAATTGATTATAAATATTGAAAAAGATTTAAGAATCTATGGAAATAAAATTATGCTTGAAAGGTTGTTTATAAATCTTTTTACAAATGCAATGAAATTTACTAAGACAACTATTAAAGTTTCTTTAAATAGAATAAATAAAGAAGTTATTCTACAAATTAAAGATAATGGTGTTGGAATAGCAAAAAAAGACCAAAAATATATTTGGGATAGATTTTTTCAAACAAACGATTCTAGAAATAAAGATAAAAATAAGGGAAGTGGTTTAGGACTTTCAATGGTAAATAGGATAGTACAGTTGCATTCTGCAACAATAGAAGTTGAAAGTGAAACAGGAGAAGGATCTTGCTTTATTGTAAGATTTCCAGCATAA
- the carR gene encoding coaggregation response regulator transcription factor CarR encodes MKILVVEDEKDLNNIITKHLKKNNFSVDSVFDGEEALEYLSYGDYDVIILDVMMPKMNGYEVVKNLRANKNETAVLMLTARDGIDEKIKGLDLGADDYLVKPFDFRELLARIRALVRRKYGNISNELQIDDLVVDTSKKTVTRAGKNIDLTGKEYEVLEYLIQNKGRVLSRDKIRDGVWDYDYEGESNIIDVLIKNIRKKIDLGDSKSLIHTKRGLGYVLKEDE; translated from the coding sequence TAGTTGAAGATGAAAAAGACTTAAATAATATAATCACTAAACATTTAAAGAAAAATAATTTTAGTGTTGATAGTGTTTTTGATGGAGAAGAAGCACTTGAATATTTAAGTTATGGTGATTATGATGTAATAATATTAGATGTAATGATGCCTAAAATGAATGGTTACGAAGTAGTTAAAAATCTTAGAGCAAATAAAAATGAAACAGCAGTTTTAATGTTGACGGCAAGAGATGGAATAGATGAAAAGATAAAAGGTTTAGATTTAGGAGCAGATGACTATTTAGTTAAACCTTTTGATTTTAGAGAACTTTTAGCAAGAATTAGAGCTCTTGTGAGAAGAAAATATGGTAACATTTCAAATGAATTACAAATAGATGATTTAGTAGTCGATACTTCAAAAAAAACTGTTACAAGAGCAGGAAAAAATATAGACTTAACAGGAAAAGAGTATGAAGTATTAGAATATTTAATCCAAAATAAAGGCCGTGTGTTAAGTAGAGATAAAATTAGAGATGGTGTGTGGGATTATGATTATGAAGGAGAATCAAATATTATAGATGTTTTAATAAAAAATATTCGTAAAAAAATTGATTTAGGAGATTCAAAGTCATTAATACATACAAAAAGAGGTTTAGGCTATGTTCTTAAAGAAGATGAATAG
- a CDS encoding AbgT family transporter, translating to METNKKLEKEKLSLLNKILNKVEVVGNKMPDPTTIFVILCILIFIISFILSKFGVSVKHPGTKEIIKAENLLSSDNLKAVLVSTVKVFQTFPPLGAVLVTMIGIGLADKSGYLEVLLTLSIKKVPKKLIYFTVVFAGLVFTAIGDGGFIVLPPLAAIIFINIKKNPLIGIFLSFAGAAIGFCSGFFVGMNDILLSSFTNPAAQILEPTFQKSPTMTIYFNMANALLQIFIITWVTIKFIEPRFPVNEEHSKENASTEIGDLEKKGVKYASISFLLFVAFIVFLAIGPNAFLKDENGSLISVNSPLMGGLIFFMSVAFLIPGFVYGKITKKIKSDKDAVKLIATSLSEMGGYILIVFVAAQFLNLFTKSNLGIIMAIKGANLIQAAGFKGMPLIITYIILIAFINLFIGSASAKWAILSPIFIPMFMLLGYDPALTQMAYRIGDSSTNMISPLFPYVPLLLAVANKYDKNFGLGTLMANMLPYSFITLIGSVLLFTVFFIFNIPFGI from the coding sequence ATGGAAACAAATAAAAAACTTGAAAAAGAAAAGCTGAGTTTGCTCAATAAAATCTTAAACAAAGTTGAAGTAGTTGGAAATAAAATGCCTGATCCTACAACAATTTTTGTAATCTTATGTATTTTAATTTTTATTATTTCATTTATATTAAGTAAGTTTGGAGTTTCAGTAAAACATCCAGGTACAAAAGAAATAATAAAAGCAGAAAATTTATTAAGTTCTGATAATTTAAAAGCTGTTTTAGTTTCTACTGTAAAAGTATTCCAAACATTCCCACCATTAGGTGCTGTATTAGTAACAATGATTGGAATAGGACTAGCTGATAAAAGTGGTTACTTAGAAGTTCTATTGACATTGTCAATAAAAAAAGTCCCTAAAAAATTAATTTACTTTACAGTTGTATTTGCAGGTTTAGTTTTTACAGCTATTGGTGATGGTGGTTTTATAGTATTGCCTCCACTAGCTGCAATAATTTTTATAAATATAAAAAAGAATCCTTTAATTGGAATATTTTTGTCATTTGCAGGTGCCGCAATAGGTTTTTGTTCAGGATTTTTCGTTGGAATGAATGATATACTTTTAAGTTCATTTACTAATCCAGCAGCTCAAATATTGGAGCCAACTTTCCAAAAAAGCCCCACTATGACTATTTATTTTAATATGGCAAATGCTCTATTACAAATTTTTATAATTACATGGGTAACTATAAAATTTATTGAACCAAGATTTCCTGTAAATGAAGAACATTCTAAAGAGAATGCTAGTACAGAAATTGGTGATTTAGAAAAGAAAGGTGTAAAATATGCAAGTATTTCTTTCTTGTTATTTGTAGCTTTTATTGTATTTTTAGCAATAGGTCCTAATGCCTTTTTAAAAGATGAAAATGGCTCTTTGATTTCTGTAAATTCTCCTTTAATGGGTGGATTAATTTTCTTTATGTCTGTAGCCTTTTTAATACCAGGTTTTGTTTATGGTAAGATTACTAAAAAAATTAAAAGTGATAAAGATGCTGTGAAATTGATTGCAACTTCTCTTAGTGAAATGGGAGGTTATATATTGATAGTTTTTGTAGCAGCACAATTTTTAAATCTATTTACTAAAAGTAATTTAGGTATAATAATGGCAATTAAAGGTGCAAATCTCATACAAGCTGCAGGTTTTAAAGGTATGCCTCTTATAATAACTTATATAATTTTAATTGCTTTTATTAATTTATTTATAGGAAGTGCCTCAGCAAAATGGGCAATTTTATCACCTATATTTATTCCAATGTTTATGTTATTAGGTTATGACCCAGCTTTAACTCAAATGGCTTATAGAATAGGCGATTCATCTACAAATATGATTTCACCTCTTTTCCCTTATGTTCCATTACTATTAGCAGTAGCAAATAAATATGATAAAAACTTTGGTTTAGGAACTTTGATGGCTAATATGCTTCCATATTCTTTTATAACATTAATTGGAAGTGTCTTATTATTTACTGTTTTCTTTATTTTTAATATTCCTTTTGGAATATAG